One genomic segment of Pseudomonas chlororaphis subsp. aurantiaca includes these proteins:
- a CDS encoding metal/formaldehyde-sensitive transcriptional repressor: protein MSHTHAQKDDLLKRVRRILGQVQAVERALESGAECAKTLHLVAATRGAINGLMGEIIEAHALEHVAHPELSDEERAKGVNELLEAIRRYS, encoded by the coding sequence ATGTCGCACACACACGCACAGAAAGACGATCTGCTCAAACGGGTCCGGCGCATTCTTGGCCAGGTGCAGGCCGTGGAGCGGGCCCTGGAGTCCGGCGCGGAGTGCGCCAAGACCCTGCACCTGGTGGCGGCCACCCGCGGCGCGATCAACGGCCTGATGGGGGAAATCATCGAGGCCCACGCCCTGGAGCATGTGGCTCACCCCGAGCTCAGCGATGAAGAACGGGCCAAGGGCGTGAACGAACTGCTCGAAGCCATTCGCCGTTATTCCTGA
- a CDS encoding cytochrome P450 produces MDPITAVTHADPYPYYASLRARGGLAFDPGLGMWLASSAAAVAAVLAHPECRVRPAHEPVPRAIADGAAGTVFGQLMRMNDGERQRCPRAAVEPGLQQVHAGEIQQRVAALLLGLPRDTAARLHDCQFRLPVAVVAGLLGFAAHQLPAIAGLTRDFVACLSPVSNQAQLNAAHRAAEALSRHFEVLLDQAPVSPLLQRIVNGFGRQEHDSLTANLIGLLSQALEASAGLIGNSLCALLNDRRLLADLRATPNRVADLLAEVQRHDPPVQNTRRFVTAPCSIAGMTLEPGAVVLVLLASANRDPQLNPEPDRLLLERQTRRSFSFGSGRHQCPGQALALTIASTVVGALLPQPTLDHPIAWTYKPSLNGRIPLFTPLPESH; encoded by the coding sequence ATGGACCCGATCACCGCCGTCACCCACGCCGATCCCTACCCTTACTACGCCAGCCTGCGGGCCCGGGGCGGGCTGGCCTTCGACCCCGGACTGGGGATGTGGCTGGCCAGCAGCGCCGCAGCGGTGGCCGCGGTGCTGGCCCATCCCGAGTGCCGGGTACGTCCCGCCCACGAGCCAGTGCCCCGGGCCATAGCCGACGGCGCCGCCGGCACAGTGTTCGGCCAGCTGATGCGGATGAACGACGGCGAACGCCAGCGTTGCCCACGGGCCGCGGTCGAGCCGGGCCTGCAACAGGTGCATGCCGGGGAAATCCAGCAGCGGGTCGCCGCCCTGCTGCTGGGCCTGCCAAGGGATACCGCCGCCAGGCTTCACGATTGCCAGTTCCGCCTGCCGGTGGCGGTGGTCGCCGGGCTGCTGGGTTTTGCCGCGCACCAGTTGCCAGCGATTGCCGGGCTGACCCGGGACTTTGTCGCCTGCCTGTCGCCGGTCAGCAATCAAGCGCAACTGAATGCCGCCCACCGGGCAGCCGAAGCGTTGAGCCGGCACTTCGAGGTCCTGCTCGACCAGGCCCCCGTCAGCCCGCTGTTGCAGCGGATCGTCAACGGCTTCGGCAGGCAGGAGCACGACAGCCTGACCGCCAACCTGATCGGTCTGTTGTCCCAGGCCTTAGAGGCCAGCGCCGGGCTGATCGGCAACAGCCTCTGCGCCCTGCTGAACGATCGTCGGTTGCTCGCGGACCTGCGGGCGACGCCCAACCGTGTCGCCGACCTGCTGGCCGAAGTGCAGCGCCATGACCCGCCGGTGCAGAACACCCGGCGCTTCGTCACTGCCCCCTGCAGCATCGCCGGAATGACGCTGGAGCCGGGCGCTGTGGTGCTGGTGCTGCTGGCCTCGGCCAACCGCGACCCGCAACTGAACCCGGAGCCGGACCGCCTGCTGCTCGAACGCCAAACCCGGCGCAGTTTCAGCTTTGGCAGCGGCCGCCACCAATGCCCCGGCCAGGCCCTGGCCCTGACCATCGCCAGCACGGTGGTCGGTGCGCTGCTGCCGCAACCGACCCTCGACCACCCCATCGCCTGGACCTACAAGCCCTCGCTCAACGGGCGCATCCCCCTGTTCACCCCCCTGCCGGAGTCGCACTGA
- a CDS encoding ArsR/SmtB family transcription factor: MNAQQHDNAVSQVAAAIAEPARTKMLCALMDGHARTSTELAAIADVSASTASAHLGKLKELALVRLHVQGRHRYYSLADKRVAQALEALMVIGRNAMPAFSPRTPDRLQFARTCYDHMAGTLAVRLHDRLLDAGWLQEPQEGAQEYSLSPAGEGFFAGLGIDVQALATLRRRFACPCLDWSMRRPHLGGALGAALLQEAIRRKWLTQDLDSRALGLTALGRRELASRFAVQLEEPDSPALRDGNAAKPGQPSITQAT, translated from the coding sequence ATGAATGCACAGCAGCACGACAACGCCGTATCCCAGGTCGCCGCGGCCATTGCCGAGCCGGCGCGGACGAAGATGCTCTGCGCGTTGATGGACGGCCACGCGCGCACCAGCACCGAGCTGGCGGCGATCGCCGATGTCAGCGCCTCCACCGCCAGCGCGCACCTGGGCAAGCTCAAGGAACTGGCCCTGGTGCGCCTGCATGTGCAGGGCCGCCATCGCTACTACAGCCTGGCCGACAAGCGTGTGGCCCAGGCCCTGGAAGCCCTGATGGTGATCGGCCGCAACGCGATGCCAGCTTTCAGCCCGCGCACCCCGGACCGCCTGCAGTTCGCCCGTACCTGCTACGACCATATGGCCGGCACCCTGGCGGTGCGGCTGCATGACCGCCTGCTCGACGCTGGCTGGTTGCAGGAGCCGCAGGAGGGCGCCCAGGAGTACAGCCTGAGCCCGGCCGGCGAAGGGTTTTTCGCCGGATTGGGCATCGATGTGCAGGCCCTGGCGACCTTGCGTCGACGCTTTGCCTGCCCGTGCCTGGACTGGAGCATGCGCCGCCCGCATCTGGGTGGTGCGCTGGGAGCCGCGTTGTTGCAAGAGGCGATCCGGCGCAAATGGCTGACCCAGGACCTGGACAGCAGGGCGCTGGGGTTGACCGCCCTGGGGCGCCGCGAGCTTGCCAGTCGGTTCGCGGTCCAGCTCGAAGAACCGGACAGCCCGGCCCTGCGGGACGGGAACGCTGCCAAACCGGGGCAGCCGTCCATTACCCAGGCCACATAG
- a CDS encoding N-acetylmuramoyl-L-alanine amidase — MKKYTTVLSLLLAMAGCTSSHQDTSEATLTEKDGYVLSKGERAVAKNHRIRFLVLHYTALDQAQSFETLTRSEHVSANYLIPDQPKTYKGLPVADQLVDDHDRSWHAGVSQWKNRSNLNDTSLGIEIVNAGWDQATGQLLGEPYNEQQIELLISLTRDLVSKYDIQPTDIVGHSDIAPGRKIDPGPFFPWKRLAEAGIGAWPDERTLDDYLARFSVSPPSMVQVTKALQTYGYGYLDAQPERVVEAFQMRFNQENVSGIVDIRTAAILFSLIDKYHGKDKASAILLPPEVAALG; from the coding sequence ATGAAGAAATACACCACGGTCTTAAGCCTCTTGCTGGCGATGGCCGGTTGTACCAGCAGCCACCAAGACACCTCCGAGGCCACGCTCACGGAGAAAGACGGCTACGTCCTTTCGAAAGGCGAAAGGGCGGTGGCGAAGAACCACCGGATCCGTTTCCTGGTCCTGCACTACACCGCGCTCGATCAGGCGCAGTCCTTCGAAACGCTGACGCGATCGGAACACGTCAGCGCCAACTACCTGATTCCCGACCAACCGAAGACCTACAAGGGCCTGCCGGTGGCCGACCAGTTGGTCGATGACCACGACCGCTCCTGGCATGCGGGAGTGAGCCAGTGGAAGAACCGCAGCAACCTGAACGACACCTCGCTCGGGATCGAGATCGTCAACGCTGGCTGGGACCAGGCCACCGGCCAGTTGCTGGGCGAGCCCTACAACGAGCAGCAGATAGAACTGCTGATCAGCCTGACCCGGGACCTGGTCAGCAAGTACGACATACAGCCGACGGACATCGTCGGGCACTCGGATATCGCCCCCGGGCGCAAGATCGATCCGGGACCGTTCTTTCCCTGGAAACGGCTTGCCGAAGCCGGCATTGGCGCCTGGCCCGACGAGCGCACCCTCGACGACTATCTGGCTCGCTTCAGCGTGTCGCCGCCGAGCATGGTCCAGGTCACGAAGGCGCTGCAAACCTATGGTTATGGCTATCTGGACGCACAACCGGAAAGGGTGGTGGAAGCCTTCCAGATGCGCTTCAACCAGGAAAATGTCAGCGGGATCGTGGATATCCGCACGGCGGCCATCCTGTTTTCCCTGATCGACAAATATCACGGCAAGGACAAGGCGAGCGCCATTCTGCTGCCGCCGGAAGTGGCGGCGCTCGGCTAG
- a CDS encoding FKBP-type peptidyl-prolyl cis-trans isomerase, producing MSDPLQVIDIEVGEGKAVVKGALITTQYRGFLEDGTPFDSSWERGKPFQCVIGTGRVIKGWDQGLMGMQVGGKRKLLVPAHLGYGERSMGKIPPNSNLVFEIELLEVLTRDD from the coding sequence ATGAGCGACCCGTTGCAGGTGATCGATATCGAAGTGGGCGAGGGCAAGGCGGTGGTCAAGGGCGCCTTGATCACCACCCAGTACCGCGGTTTCCTGGAAGACGGCACGCCCTTCGATTCGTCCTGGGAGCGCGGCAAGCCGTTCCAGTGCGTGATCGGCACCGGGCGGGTGATCAAGGGCTGGGACCAGGGCCTGATGGGCATGCAGGTCGGCGGCAAGCGCAAGCTCTTGGTGCCGGCGCACCTGGGTTACGGCGAGCGTTCGATGGGCAAGATCCCGCCGAATTCCAACCTGGTGTTCGAGATCGAGTTGCTGGAAGTCCTGACTCGCGACGACTGA
- the dmeF gene encoding CDF family Co(II)/Ni(II) efflux transporter DmeF translates to MRPTLPSAGLTHDHHFLGAAHDENARRTLWVVALTFVMMIGEIAAGYLTGSMALLADGFHMATHAGALGIAAAAYGFAWRNADNARFSFGTGKVGDLAGFASALILGLVAIGIAGESLLRLLQPTQVAFTEATVIAVVGLGVNIVSAVLLSGGHAHHGHDHAHQPAHEHPHPHSHGRGHHHDNNLRSAYVHVLADALTSVLAIAALLAGRYLGWVWLDPVMGVVGALVIGRWAYGLMKSSAAVLLDTTDEHLAGEIRQSVEAAGDARITDLHVWQVGPQARAAIVSVVAAAGVSAETIRQRLAPVHELAHLTLEYRSL, encoded by the coding sequence ATGCGCCCCACCTTGCCCTCTGCAGGCTTGACCCACGACCACCACTTCCTCGGTGCCGCCCACGATGAAAACGCCCGGCGCACGCTGTGGGTGGTGGCGCTGACCTTCGTCATGATGATCGGCGAAATCGCCGCCGGTTATCTCACCGGTTCCATGGCCTTGCTGGCCGACGGCTTCCATATGGCGACCCATGCCGGGGCCCTGGGCATCGCGGCGGCGGCCTACGGTTTCGCCTGGCGCAATGCCGACAATGCGCGCTTCAGTTTCGGCACCGGCAAGGTCGGCGACCTGGCGGGATTCGCCTCGGCGCTGATCCTCGGCCTGGTGGCCATCGGCATCGCCGGCGAGTCGTTGCTGCGGCTGTTGCAGCCGACCCAGGTGGCGTTCACCGAGGCGACCGTGATCGCCGTGGTTGGGCTGGGCGTGAACATTGTCAGCGCCGTGCTGCTTTCCGGCGGCCATGCCCATCACGGCCATGATCACGCTCATCAGCCTGCTCATGAGCATCCGCATCCGCATTCACACGGGCGCGGCCATCACCACGACAACAACCTGCGCTCGGCCTACGTCCATGTGCTGGCCGATGCCCTGACCTCGGTCCTGGCCATCGCCGCCTTGCTGGCGGGGCGTTATCTGGGATGGGTCTGGCTCGACCCGGTGATGGGTGTGGTCGGCGCGCTGGTCATCGGTCGCTGGGCCTATGGCTTGATGAAGTCCAGCGCGGCGGTGTTGCTCGATACCACGGACGAACACCTGGCCGGCGAGATTCGCCAGTCGGTGGAAGCCGCCGGCGATGCGCGCATCACCGACCTGCATGTGTGGCAGGTCGGCCCCCAGGCGCGGGCGGCGATCGTCAGTGTGGTAGCGGCTGCCGGCGTCAGCGCCGAGACCATTCGCCAACGCCTGGCACCGGTCCATGAACTGGCGCACCTCACCCTCGAATATCGCAGCCTGTAA
- a CDS encoding circularly permuted type 2 ATP-grasp protein: MSRAFFNEMYDASGGCRPHYQEFARWLADTPVELLDQRRREADLLFHRAGITFTLYGDEQGTERLIPFDIIPRSIKASEWRNVERGCIQRVQALNLFLADIYHGQRILKEGIIPAEQVLANEGYQVAMRGLDLHRNIYSHISGVDLVRDGDGSYYVLEDNLRTPSGVSYMLEDRKMMMRLFPELFAAQRVAPIDHYPNLLLDTLKSSSPLDNPTVVVLTPGRFNSAYFEHAFLAREMGVELVEGADLFVRDDRVFMRTTSGAQAVDVIYRRLDDAFLDPLSFNPDSMLGVPGLIAAYRSGNVVLANAVGTGVADDKSIYPYVDEMIRFYLSEEPILKNVPTWQCRKPEELSHVLANLPDLVVKETQGSGGYGMLVGPAATAAEIEDFRARLKARPEAYIAQPTLCLSTCPTFVENGIAPRHIDLRPFVLSGSETRLVPGGLTRVALREGSLVVNSSQGGGTKDTWVVED; this comes from the coding sequence ATGTCCCGTGCTTTTTTTAACGAAATGTATGATGCGAGTGGTGGCTGCCGCCCACATTACCAGGAGTTCGCCCGCTGGCTGGCGGACACCCCCGTGGAGCTGCTGGACCAGCGTCGGCGCGAAGCCGACCTGCTGTTCCACCGCGCTGGCATCACCTTCACGTTGTACGGTGACGAGCAAGGCACTGAACGGCTGATTCCCTTCGACATCATCCCGCGCAGCATCAAGGCCAGCGAATGGCGGAACGTCGAGCGCGGCTGCATCCAGCGGGTCCAGGCCCTGAACCTGTTCCTGGCCGATATCTACCACGGGCAACGCATTCTCAAGGAGGGCATCATCCCGGCCGAGCAGGTGCTGGCCAACGAGGGTTACCAGGTGGCGATGCGCGGCCTGGACCTGCATCGCAATATCTATTCGCACATCTCCGGCGTCGACCTGGTGCGTGACGGCGACGGCAGCTACTACGTGCTGGAAGACAACCTGCGCACCCCCAGCGGCGTGAGCTACATGCTCGAAGACCGCAAGATGATGATGCGCCTGTTCCCCGAGCTCTTCGCCGCGCAACGGGTGGCGCCCATCGACCACTACCCGAACCTGCTGCTCGATACCCTGAAAAGCTCCAGCCCGCTGGACAACCCGACGGTGGTGGTACTGACCCCGGGGCGTTTCAACAGCGCCTATTTCGAGCATGCGTTCCTGGCCCGGGAGATGGGCGTGGAACTGGTGGAAGGCGCCGACCTGTTCGTGCGCGACGACCGCGTGTTCATGCGCACCACCTCCGGCGCCCAGGCGGTGGACGTGATCTACCGCCGCCTCGACGACGCCTTCCTCGACCCCTTGTCGTTCAACCCCGATTCCATGCTCGGGGTTCCCGGGCTGATCGCCGCCTACCGTTCCGGCAACGTGGTGCTGGCCAACGCGGTGGGCACCGGGGTGGCGGACGACAAGTCGATCTACCCCTATGTCGACGAGATGATCCGCTTCTACCTGAGCGAGGAACCGATCCTGAAGAACGTGCCGACCTGGCAATGCCGAAAACCCGAGGAACTGTCCCACGTACTGGCCAACCTGCCGGACCTGGTGGTCAAGGAAACCCAGGGCTCCGGCGGCTACGGCATGCTGGTGGGGCCGGCCGCCACCGCGGCGGAAATCGAAGACTTCCGCGCCCGGCTCAAGGCTCGTCCGGAAGCCTATATCGCCCAACCCACCCTGTGCCTGTCGACCTGCCCGACCTTTGTCGAGAACGGCATCGCGCCGCGGCATATCGACCTGCGCCCGTTCGTCCTGTCGGGCAGCGAAACCCGCCTGGTGCCGGGCGGCCTGACCCGCGTGGCCTTGCGCGAAGGCTCGCTGGTGGTGAACTCGTCGCAGGGCGGCGGCACCAAAGACACCTGGGTCGTGGAGGATTGA
- a CDS encoding transglutaminase family protein, whose amino-acid sequence MKLSIRHDTTYSYADEVCTSIQFLRLTPQNSERQHILEWHLELPRLVRSQLDPYGNILHVLTMDEPHGALVLSAYGQVEIDQAREVEHDSQSPLPFLRSSPLTKADAALSAFAAQHCGTRRDRAALIELMHALAAHMVYSPGATTVDTTAAEAFAGRVGVCQDHTHAFLACARGLGIPARYVSGYLCTEDESHLASHAWAEAWIDDGWYSFDVTNRLARPERHLKLAVGLDYLDACPVRGMRRGGGAEHMLAQVQVNSMFQVQHQ is encoded by the coding sequence ATGAAACTTTCCATACGCCACGACACCACCTACAGCTACGCCGACGAAGTCTGCACCAGCATCCAGTTCCTGCGCCTGACCCCGCAGAACAGCGAGCGCCAGCACATTCTCGAATGGCACCTGGAACTGCCGCGCCTGGTGCGCAGCCAGCTCGACCCCTACGGCAATATCCTGCACGTGCTGACCATGGACGAACCCCATGGCGCCCTGGTCCTGAGCGCCTACGGCCAGGTGGAAATCGACCAGGCCCGGGAGGTGGAGCACGACAGCCAGTCGCCGCTGCCATTCCTGCGCAGCAGCCCGCTGACCAAGGCCGACGCCGCCCTCAGCGCCTTTGCCGCGCAGCACTGCGGCACCCGGCGTGACCGCGCGGCGCTGATCGAGCTGATGCACGCCCTGGCCGCGCACATGGTCTACAGCCCGGGCGCGACCACGGTGGACACCACCGCGGCCGAGGCTTTCGCCGGCCGGGTCGGGGTCTGCCAGGACCACACCCATGCGTTCCTGGCCTGCGCCCGCGGCCTGGGGATTCCGGCGCGTTATGTCTCCGGCTACCTGTGCACCGAAGACGAAAGTCACCTGGCCAGCCACGCCTGGGCGGAGGCCTGGATCGACGATGGCTGGTACAGCTTCGACGTGACCAACCGCCTGGCGCGGCCGGAACGGCACCTGAAGCTGGCGGTCGGCCTCGACTACCTCGACGCCTGCCCGGTGCGCGGCATGCGTCGCGGCGGTGGCGCCGAGCACATGCTGGCACAGGTCCAGGTGAACTCGATGTTCCAGGTCCAGCACCAGTAA
- a CDS encoding alpha-E domain-containing protein, with product MLSRTAADLYWMSRYLERAENLARMLEVSYSLSLMPQAGRSDGHAELAMSLLAAGTLDDYNQRYGELNTERMLHFFALDETNPGSIYCCLRAARTNAHAVRGRITADMWENINATWLEMRNIAKSGLGRYGISHFCEWVKERSHLFRGATSGTIMRNDAYCFIRLGTFIERADNTLRLLDARYEMFGEESEEVSDNSARGYYQWSALLRALSSFEAFNEIYRNAPGAEQVSEMLLLRADVPRSLHACVEELDQILASLPGNNGRPAQRLAAELNARLRYTGIDEILASGLHLWLSDFIAQIRHLGQTVHESYLEVV from the coding sequence ATGCTTTCAAGAACCGCTGCAGACCTCTACTGGATGTCCCGTTACCTGGAGCGCGCCGAGAACCTGGCGCGCATGCTCGAAGTCAGTTACTCGCTGTCGCTCATGCCCCAGGCGGGGCGTAGCGACGGCCATGCCGAGCTGGCGATGTCGCTGCTGGCCGCCGGCACCCTGGACGATTACAACCAGCGTTACGGCGAGCTGAACACCGAACGCATGCTGCACTTCTTCGCCCTCGACGAGACCAACCCCGGCAGCATCTATTGCTGCCTGCGGGCGGCGCGGACCAACGCCCACGCGGTGCGCGGGCGGATCACCGCCGACATGTGGGAAAACATCAACGCCACTTGGCTGGAGATGCGCAACATCGCCAAGAGTGGCCTGGGACGCTACGGCATCAGCCATTTCTGCGAATGGGTCAAGGAGCGTTCGCACCTGTTCCGTGGCGCGACCTCGGGCACCATCATGCGCAACGATGCCTATTGCTTCATTCGCCTGGGCACCTTTATCGAGCGGGCCGACAACACCCTGCGTCTGCTGGACGCGCGCTATGAAATGTTCGGCGAGGAGTCGGAGGAGGTCAGCGACAACTCGGCCCGTGGCTACTACCAGTGGAGCGCCTTGCTCCGCGCCCTGTCCTCGTTCGAGGCGTTCAACGAGATCTACCGCAACGCGCCGGGGGCCGAGCAGGTGTCCGAGATGCTGCTGTTGCGCGCCGACGTACCGCGCTCGCTGCACGCCTGCGTCGAGGAGCTGGACCAGATCCTCGCCAGCCTGCCGGGCAACAACGGCCGTCCGGCCCAGCGCCTGGCCGCCGAGCTGAACGCGCGCCTGCGCTACACCGGGATCGACGAGATCCTCGCGTCGGGCCTGCACCTGTGGCTGAGCGATTTCATCGCCCAGATCCGTCACCTGGGGCAGACCGTCCACGAATCCTATCTGGAGGTTGTATGA
- a CDS encoding alpha/beta fold hydrolase: MSQMTQHALKLNGIELHLHADGPLDGPPVWLLHGFPECWYSWRRQVAPLTAAGYRVLIPQMRGYGDSSAPEDVAAYDVLTLCADIQQAMDALGQEQACIVGHDWGAVVAWHLALLEPQRVKALVTLSVPFAGRPKRPAVEIMAELFAERFNYILYFQEPGVAERELDADIDRSLLHFMHDCERLLDEKSPSALLFEGMPPHQAPPAWCTPEDFAVYRRTFAGRGFRGALNWYRNFERNWQRTEHLGERQVSQPTLFMIGDRDPVGQLEARTLERMPGEVPRLEQHRLADCGHWIQSEKAEEVNLRLLDFLGRNYPCPPAVQTGA, translated from the coding sequence ATGAGCCAGATGACCCAACATGCCCTGAAGCTCAATGGCATCGAATTGCACCTGCATGCCGACGGCCCGCTGGACGGCCCGCCGGTGTGGCTGCTGCACGGTTTTCCCGAGTGCTGGTATTCGTGGCGCCGGCAGGTCGCGCCGCTGACGGCCGCCGGCTACCGGGTGCTGATCCCGCAGATGCGCGGCTACGGCGACAGCAGCGCCCCAGAGGATGTAGCCGCCTATGACGTGCTGACCCTATGCGCGGATATCCAGCAGGCGATGGACGCCCTGGGCCAGGAGCAGGCCTGTATCGTCGGTCACGACTGGGGCGCCGTGGTCGCCTGGCACCTGGCGCTGCTGGAGCCGCAGCGGGTCAAGGCCCTGGTGACCCTGTCGGTGCCTTTCGCCGGCCGCCCCAAGCGCCCGGCCGTGGAGATCATGGCCGAGCTGTTCGCCGAGCGTTTCAATTACATCCTGTACTTCCAGGAGCCCGGCGTCGCCGAGCGGGAACTGGACGCCGACATCGACCGCAGCCTGCTGCATTTCATGCACGACTGCGAACGCCTGCTGGATGAAAAGAGTCCGTCGGCCCTGCTGTTCGAGGGCATGCCGCCGCACCAGGCACCGCCCGCCTGGTGCACGCCGGAGGACTTCGCGGTGTACCGGCGCACCTTTGCGGGGCGAGGTTTTCGCGGCGCCTTGAACTGGTACCGCAACTTCGAGCGCAACTGGCAGCGGACCGAACACCTGGGCGAACGCCAGGTGAGCCAACCCACCCTGTTCATGATCGGCGACCGCGACCCGGTGGGTCAGTTGGAAGCCCGTACCCTGGAGCGCATGCCCGGCGAGGTGCCACGCCTGGAACAGCATCGGCTGGCGGATTGCGGGCACTGGATCCAGAGCGAAAAGGCGGAAGAGGTCAATCTGCGGTTGCTGGATTTTCTGGGGAGAAACTACCCCTGCCCGCCTGCCGTGCAGACAGGGGCCTAG
- a CDS encoding antibiotic biosynthesis monooxygenase family protein: MIAVIFEALPRPEHRQRYLDIAAALKPLLQEIDGFISIERFQSLSEPDKLLSLSFWRDEHAVEAWRTLERHRTAQALGRTQVFADYRLRVAEVTRDYGLTQRDQAPADSRRAHAG, from the coding sequence ATGATCGCCGTGATATTCGAAGCCCTGCCCCGCCCGGAACATCGCCAGCGTTACCTGGACATCGCCGCCGCGTTGAAACCGCTGCTGCAGGAGATCGACGGCTTCATTTCCATCGAACGCTTCCAGAGCCTGAGCGAGCCGGACAAGCTGCTGTCCCTGTCGTTCTGGCGCGACGAGCACGCGGTCGAGGCCTGGCGCACCCTGGAACGCCATCGCACGGCCCAGGCCCTGGGGCGGACCCAGGTGTTCGCCGACTACCGGCTGCGGGTTGCCGAAGTAACGCGCGACTACGGGCTGACCCAGCGCGACCAGGCGCCGGCGGACAGTCGCCGGGCCCATGCCGGGTAA
- a CDS encoding branched-chain amino acid aminotransferase codes for MGNESINWDKLGFDYIKTDKRYLSHWRNGEWDKGTLTSDNVLHISEGSTALHYGQQCFEGLKAYRCKDGSINLFRPDQNAARMQRSCARLLMPQVSTEQFIAACQEVVRANERFIPPYGTGGALYLRPFVIGVGDNIGVRTAPEFIFSIFAIPVGAYFKGGLTPHNFLISSYDRAAPQGTGAAKVGGNYAASLMPGSEAKKKHFADCIYLDPLTHSKIEEVGSANFFGITHDDKFVTPKSPSVLPGITRLSLIELAKTRLGLEVIEGDVLIDKLSDFKEAGACGTAAVITPIGGIEYKDKLHVFYSEKEVGPITQKLYKELTGVQTGDIEAPAGWIVKV; via the coding sequence ATGGGTAACGAAAGCATCAATTGGGACAAGCTGGGTTTTGACTACATCAAGACAGACAAGCGCTATCTGTCGCACTGGCGTAACGGCGAGTGGGACAAAGGCACCTTAACCTCTGACAACGTGCTGCACATCAGCGAAGGCTCCACCGCCCTTCACTATGGCCAGCAGTGCTTCGAAGGCCTGAAGGCCTACCGCTGCAAGGACGGTTCGATCAACCTGTTCCGCCCGGACCAGAACGCCGCCCGCATGCAGCGCAGCTGCGCGCGCCTGTTGATGCCGCAGGTGTCCACCGAGCAATTCATTGCCGCCTGCCAGGAAGTGGTACGCGCCAACGAGCGCTTCATCCCGCCTTACGGCACCGGCGGCGCGTTGTACCTGCGCCCGTTCGTGATCGGCGTGGGTGACAATATCGGCGTGCGTACCGCCCCCGAGTTCATCTTCTCGATCTTCGCCATTCCGGTCGGCGCCTACTTCAAGGGCGGCCTGACCCCGCACAACTTCCTGATCTCCAGCTACGACCGCGCGGCGCCACAAGGTACCGGCGCGGCCAAGGTCGGTGGCAACTACGCCGCCAGCCTGATGCCAGGTTCGGAAGCCAAGAAGAAGCACTTCGCCGACTGCATCTACCTGGACCCTTTGACCCACTCGAAGATCGAGGAAGTCGGTTCGGCCAACTTCTTCGGCATCACCCACGACGACAAATTCGTCACGCCGAAGTCGCCGTCGGTACTGCCGGGCATCACCCGCCTGTCGCTGATCGAGCTGGCCAAGACCCGCCTGGGCCTGGAAGTGATCGAAGGCGACGTGCTGATCGACAAGCTGTCGGACTTCAAGGAAGCCGGCGCCTGCGGTACCGCCGCGGTGATCACGCCGATCGGCGGCATCGAGTACAAGGACAAGCTGCACGTGTTCTACAGCGAAAAAGAAGTCGGCCCGATCACCCAGAAGCTCTACAAAGAGCTGACCGGTGTACAGACCGGCGACATCGAAGCGCCAGCGGGCTGGATCGTCAAGGTCTGA
- a CDS encoding AAA family ATPase, producing MLIVFSGLPGSGKTTIARALASHLRATYLRIDSIEQALRNGGMAEVGKAGYEVANALARSNLALGNRVVADCVNPVVESRQAWQGIAEAEQSPLLNVEVVCTDLAEHRRRVESREVDVPGLRPPSWQSVLDHDYQAWSGERLRLDSAVLSPAAAVRIILEHLEAL from the coding sequence ATGCTCATCGTCTTCAGTGGCCTGCCCGGCAGCGGCAAGACCACCATCGCCCGGGCACTGGCCAGCCATCTGCGGGCCACCTATCTGCGCATCGACTCTATCGAGCAGGCGCTGCGCAACGGCGGGATGGCGGAGGTCGGCAAGGCCGGGTACGAGGTCGCCAATGCCCTGGCCCGCAGCAACCTGGCCCTGGGCAACCGGGTGGTGGCCGATTGCGTCAATCCGGTCGTCGAGAGTCGCCAGGCGTGGCAGGGCATTGCCGAGGCGGAGCAGAGCCCCTTGCTCAATGTCGAGGTGGTCTGCACGGACCTCGCCGAGCACCGGCGCCGGGTGGAAAGCCGTGAGGTGGATGTACCCGGCCTGCGTCCACCAAGCTGGCAGTCGGTGCTCGATCACGACTACCAGGCCTGGAGCGGCGAGCGCTTGAGGCTGGACAGCGCTGTGCTGTCACCGGCAGCGGCGGTGCGGATCATCCTCGAACACCTGGAAGCGCTGTAG